The proteins below are encoded in one region of Clostridium fermenticellae:
- a CDS encoding M20/M25/M40 family metallo-hydrolase has product MNELDLLKDLCGTYSPSGQEQNIYPVIQSVFKNLGQISISDLNNIYIHKKGQSHGKIMIMAHSDEVFLVVTDIVSNGFIKFKSVGIDCKTLVSQEVIIHGKQDVHGIIGLEFLEDSNEQDKTQHFSEENLLIDTGFSRNYIEKYIKIGDYIEIKRKFVKLLNNNVSCKAIDDRAGIASMYFCAKELQSINHYMDVYFVCSCQEEVGHRGAKMATYDINPDIGIAIDTTFDGGAMGDVERENKLGSGPVICIGPNVHSKLRQKIIDIALEYNIPYQIEVEPGNTGTDAWDIQVSRDGVPSILISIPIKYMHTSVEVVNMDDIKNTGRLVAKFIEKLDSHELEGVFCF; this is encoded by the coding sequence ATGAATGAATTAGATTTATTAAAGGATTTGTGTGGAACATATTCACCGAGTGGACAGGAGCAAAATATTTATCCAGTCATACAATCTGTTTTTAAAAATTTAGGTCAAATTTCAATAAGTGATTTAAATAATATATATATACATAAAAAGGGACAGAGTCATGGTAAAATAATGATTATGGCACATAGTGATGAAGTATTTTTAGTAGTTACTGATATAGTTAGTAATGGATTTATTAAATTTAAAAGTGTGGGTATAGATTGTAAAACCCTGGTATCACAAGAAGTTATAATTCATGGTAAACAAGATGTACATGGAATCATTGGATTGGAATTTTTAGAAGATTCCAATGAACAGGATAAAACACAGCATTTTTCAGAGGAAAATTTACTTATTGATACAGGATTTAGTAGAAACTATATTGAAAAATATATAAAAATAGGTGATTATATAGAGATAAAAAGAAAATTTGTTAAACTTTTAAATAATAACGTTTCATGTAAAGCAATTGACGATAGAGCTGGTATTGCTTCAATGTACTTCTGTGCTAAAGAGTTGCAAAGTATAAATCATTATATGGATGTGTATTTTGTTTGTTCGTGTCAGGAGGAAGTTGGACATAGAGGGGCTAAGATGGCAACTTATGATATAAATCCGGATATAGGAATAGCAATAGATACAACTTTTGATGGTGGAGCTATGGGAGATGTGGAAAGAGAAAATAAATTAGGTTCAGGACCTGTTATTTGTATAGGGCCTAATGTTCATAGTAAATTAAGGCAAAAAATTATAGATATAGCATTAGAATATAATATACCTTATCAAATAGAAGTTGAACCTGGAAATACGGGTACAGATGCATGGGATATCCAAGTATCTAGAGATGGAGTACCAAGTATTTTAATTTCAATTCCCATAAAGTATATGCACACGTCTGTTGAGGTTGTAAATATGGACGATATTAAGAATACAGGCAGGCTTGTAGCTAAATTTATAGAAAAATTAGATTCTCACGAATTGGAGGGAGTATTTTGCTTTTAG
- a CDS encoding M42 family metallopeptidase, with the protein MLLVDLCNSIAPSGYEDCARNVIKENIKDLADEINIDKMGNVIAHKNGKGPKVALYAHMDEVGLIITGYNDDGTLRFSPLGNIDSNSIVSKVVSVGEKRFSGIIGAKPIHLQGRYERRQETKISDLCIDVGSLSKEETRSIIKLGDYAVFDTDFEEFGDNLIKGKGFDNRIGCSILINILKEEYDCDLYCIFNVQEKVGQRGAFVSTFNVRPDICIVVDTYKSNDIPGTPKYLEISDVGCGPVISIKNGSILLNNNVTNSIISTAIQSGIHYQWKSDSKFKNEAHAIDMIGEGTNIAAVSIPCRYMHSTVSVCSLNDYNNTIDLLINYLKSCK; encoded by the coding sequence TTGCTTTTAGTTGATCTTTGCAATTCTATAGCACCTTCTGGCTACGAAGATTGTGCAAGAAATGTAATAAAAGAGAATATAAAAGATTTAGCAGATGAAATAAATATAGATAAAATGGGTAATGTGATAGCGCATAAAAATGGAAAAGGACCCAAAGTAGCATTATATGCACATATGGACGAAGTTGGTCTTATAATTACCGGATATAATGATGATGGTACATTAAGATTTTCACCGTTAGGGAATATTGATTCAAATTCAATTGTATCTAAAGTTGTTTCCGTAGGTGAAAAAAGGTTTTCAGGAATTATTGGTGCTAAACCTATACATCTTCAGGGTAGATATGAAAGAAGACAGGAAACAAAAATTTCAGACTTATGTATAGATGTAGGATCGTTATCTAAAGAAGAAACTAGAAGTATCATTAAACTTGGAGATTATGCGGTTTTTGATACTGATTTTGAGGAATTTGGTGATAATCTTATAAAGGGAAAAGGATTCGATAATAGAATTGGATGTTCAATACTTATAAATATATTAAAGGAAGAATACGATTGTGATTTATACTGCATATTTAATGTTCAAGAAAAAGTTGGACAAAGAGGAGCATTTGTATCTACTTTTAATGTAAGACCAGATATTTGTATAGTGGTAGATACATATAAAAGTAATGATATACCTGGAACTCCAAAATATCTAGAGATAAGCGATGTTGGATGTGGCCCTGTTATATCTATAAAAAATGGCAGTATACTTCTTAATAATAATGTTACGAATTCTATTATATCAACTGCTATTCAGAGTGGAATTCATTATCAGTGGAAAAGTGACTCTAAATTTAAAAATGAAGCTCATGCAATTGATATGATAGGAGAAGGTACAAATATAGCTGCAGTATCAATTCCTTGCAGATATATGCATTCTACTGTATCAGTATGTAGTTTGAATGATTACAATAATACTATAGACTTATTAATAAATTATCTTAAGTCTTGTAAGTAA
- a CDS encoding M42 family peptidase encodes MDKLLGKLIDSFSVSGNEDYVKNIIKEELKTTNCELTEDKMGNLIASVGSGDSKIMLCAHMDSIGFIVSYIEDNGLIRVEKIGCFENEYAINSFVRFKNGTVGRLCNTHDQLFIDIGLDNKIKSSEKVKIGDTACLVGPYIKVGKGNIMSPLLDNKVGCYILIKLIERAVSVKDKKVFFVFSTEEELGGRGARAAAYGINPDYCIVLGLEKAKDMEKSDGNVELGKGPVLKIMDKSLIMHMDIKNMLEESAKKSGINVQYSISAGTSEGGLLHKERAGIKTGELDIPCRYKHSCSEMICIDDIEGTIKLLENII; translated from the coding sequence GTGGATAAATTACTTGGTAAGTTAATAGACAGTTTTTCGGTTAGTGGAAATGAAGATTACGTTAAAAATATTATAAAAGAGGAGCTTAAAACTACTAATTGTGAATTAACTGAAGATAAAATGGGTAACCTTATAGCCAGTGTGGGTAGCGGTGATAGTAAAATAATGTTGTGTGCGCACATGGATAGCATAGGATTTATAGTATCATATATAGAAGACAATGGACTTATACGTGTAGAAAAAATAGGGTGTTTTGAAAATGAATATGCAATTAATAGCTTTGTGAGATTTAAGAATGGAACAGTAGGCAGATTGTGCAATACTCATGATCAATTATTTATAGATATAGGATTAGATAATAAAATAAAATCATCAGAAAAAGTTAAAATTGGTGATACTGCCTGTTTAGTTGGACCATATATTAAGGTAGGAAAAGGCAATATAATGAGTCCTTTACTTGATAATAAGGTGGGATGCTATATACTTATTAAATTAATAGAAAGAGCTGTTAGTGTTAAGGATAAAAAAGTTTTTTTCGTGTTTTCGACTGAAGAGGAATTAGGCGGTAGAGGTGCTAGAGCAGCAGCATATGGGATAAATCCTGATTATTGTATTGTACTTGGGCTTGAAAAAGCAAAAGATATGGAAAAATCAGATGGAAATGTTGAATTGGGAAAAGGACCGGTTCTAAAAATTATGGACAAGTCACTTATAATGCATATGGATATAAAAAATATGCTTGAAGAATCAGCAAAAAAGTCAGGAATTAATGTTCAGTACAGTATAAGTGCTGGAACTTCAGAAGGTGGATTGCTCCATAAGGAGAGAGCTGGAATAAAAACAGGAGAATTAGATATTCCGTGTAGATATAAACATTCGTGTTCGGAAATGATTTGTATAGATGATATAGAAGGTACTATAAAGTTACTGGAAAATATAATTTAG